One window from the genome of Sphaerotilus microaerophilus encodes:
- a CDS encoding alpha/beta fold hydrolase, with amino-acid sequence MWLETAQGPFAVEDFGGSGPDLLLVHGTGHNLAVWAPLVACLRGRFRVAAFDLRGHGQTPQDSSDPEQYWRDIGAVSAALGLRRPWLVGHSTGGYAVTAFAADGGDCAGIVALDGFVLDPRQTPEERQAWHLPREQLWDLFRYGWRATPAEVEAYVAQVCEQAPGDWLNAGVPVEQVAAFTRRAFLAQGDGQGDGRLLRRPTMEEIARVSRPDPAAPIHPAVDLYERLTVPAGFVLATRGLYASRQAALEAVVARRADRRLRVLEANHNVHLQQPAAVARFVAGMLDGLAAPA; translated from the coding sequence ATGTGGCTGGAGACTGCGCAAGGCCCGTTTGCGGTCGAGGATTTCGGCGGCAGCGGCCCTGACCTGCTGCTGGTGCATGGCACCGGCCACAACCTGGCGGTGTGGGCGCCGCTGGTGGCGTGCCTGCGTGGGCGCTTCCGCGTCGCGGCCTTCGACCTGCGCGGGCACGGCCAGACACCGCAGGATTCCAGCGACCCCGAGCAGTACTGGCGCGACATCGGCGCGGTCTCGGCGGCGCTGGGCCTGCGGCGCCCCTGGCTGGTGGGCCACTCGACCGGCGGCTACGCAGTGACCGCCTTTGCGGCCGATGGCGGCGACTGTGCCGGCATCGTGGCGCTGGACGGCTTCGTGCTCGACCCTCGCCAGACGCCCGAGGAGCGCCAGGCCTGGCACCTGCCGCGCGAGCAGCTCTGGGATCTTTTCCGCTACGGCTGGCGGGCCACGCCAGCCGAGGTAGAGGCCTACGTGGCGCAGGTCTGCGAGCAGGCGCCGGGCGACTGGCTGAACGCGGGCGTGCCGGTCGAACAGGTGGCAGCCTTCACGCGCCGGGCCTTCCTGGCGCAGGGTGATGGGCAGGGCGATGGCCGCCTGCTGCGCCGCCCGACGATGGAGGAAATCGCGCGGGTGAGCCGGCCCGATCCGGCGGCGCCCATCCACCCGGCGGTGGATCTCTACGAGCGCCTGACGGTGCCGGCCGGGTTCGTCCTCGCCACGCGGGGGCTGTACGCCTCGCGGCAGGCCGCGCTGGAGGCCGTGGTGGCTCGCCGTGCCGACCGGCGCCTGCGGGTGCTGGAGGCCAACCACAACGTGCACCTGCAGCAGCCGGCAGCGGTGGCGCGCTTCGTGGCCGGAATGCTGGACGGCCTGGCCGCCCCGGCCTGA
- a CDS encoding helix-turn-helix transcriptional regulator — protein MRAHLPAPTDGLSIAAPLSNDASLPVPATEDEGKNPFLVALGERVRNLRARRGLTRKAVALSADVSERHLANLEYGIGNASILVLQQVAGALQCSLAELIGDVTTSSPEWLLIRELLEHRNEAELRRARVELAELFGNRTDERARSNRIALIGLRGAGKSTLGQMLAEDLGYPFIELSREIEKFAGCSVREIQDLYGTNAYRRYERRALEEAIQIYPEVVIATPGGIVSDPATFNLLLAHCYAIWLQARPEDHMGRVAAQGDMRPMAASKEAMDDLRRILDGRSAFYSKADLVFDTSAQALQPSREALCAQVKAALSLP, from the coding sequence ATGCGCGCCCACCTCCCGGCCCCGACCGATGGCCTCTCCATCGCAGCGCCGCTCTCGAACGATGCCTCCCTGCCCGTGCCCGCCACGGAGGACGAGGGCAAGAACCCCTTCCTGGTCGCGCTGGGCGAGCGGGTGCGCAACCTGCGCGCGCGCCGCGGCCTCACGCGCAAGGCGGTGGCGCTGTCGGCCGATGTGTCCGAGCGCCACCTCGCCAACCTGGAGTACGGCATCGGCAATGCGTCGATCCTGGTGCTGCAGCAGGTGGCCGGCGCGTTGCAGTGCTCGCTGGCCGAGCTGATCGGCGACGTGACCACGTCATCGCCCGAGTGGCTGCTGATCCGCGAGCTGCTGGAGCACCGCAACGAGGCGGAGCTGCGGCGCGCCCGCGTGGAGCTGGCCGAGCTGTTCGGCAACCGCACCGACGAGCGCGCGCGCAGCAACCGCATCGCGCTGATCGGCCTGCGCGGTGCGGGCAAGTCCACGCTCGGCCAGATGCTGGCCGAGGACCTGGGCTACCCCTTCATCGAGCTGAGCAGGGAGATCGAGAAGTTCGCCGGCTGCAGCGTGCGCGAGATCCAGGATCTGTACGGCACCAACGCCTACCGCCGCTACGAGCGCCGCGCGCTGGAGGAGGCGATCCAGATCTACCCGGAGGTGGTCATCGCCACGCCGGGCGGCATCGTCTCCGACCCGGCCACCTTCAACCTGCTGCTGGCGCACTGCTACGCCATCTGGCTGCAGGCCCGGCCGGAGGACCACATGGGCCGCGTCGCCGCCCAGGGGGACATGCGGCCGATGGCGGCGAGCAAGGAGGCGATGGACGACCTGCGGCGCATCCTCGATGGCCGCTCGGCGTTCTACTCCAAGGCCGACCTGGTGTTCGACACCAGCGCGCAGGCGCTGCAGCCCAGCCGCGAGGCGCTGTGCGCCCAGGTCAAGGCCGCGCTCAGCCTGCCCTGA
- a CDS encoding glycosyltransferase family 2 protein codes for MTTLPLVSIILPTYNRADVLGRAVDSVRRQTMLDWELILVDDGSTDETAAWLATLDDRRIRVHRQANAGVYHARNAGLRLATGRYVTFLDSDDEWYPHYLALTTAFLEANPQQMFVTTEFHSHKNGLLDQVFDRVLVPAYAQRASSIGLGHCDIAQPKDDDYLRVYSQREPVGAWGQAIVHRLGQPAAQVYRGQLFQHMRWGYLNWLPITMLRREALEVIGEFSTETRSAADFRFMALLCKHFQAAMIAVPCAVKHENAPAGQKLKCDHLASGAGAHRFELNKLKFFDELFYTPNPKDPELRVIRRHYELWVGRTALAAGLLPAARAHLVRALSWHPAFWPAGLLWLVARLAPTPGIGAALLRTWEVGSRVGHRLISDRSALPAYARRLLGRTKRQPTGATVPGDLPLEKAR; via the coding sequence ATGACCACCCTCCCCCTCGTATCGATCATCCTGCCCACGTACAACCGTGCCGATGTGCTCGGCCGAGCCGTGGACAGCGTGCGCCGCCAGACGATGCTCGATTGGGAACTGATCCTGGTCGACGACGGCTCCACCGACGAGACCGCGGCCTGGCTCGCCACGCTGGACGACCGGCGCATCCGGGTGCACCGCCAGGCCAACGCCGGGGTCTACCACGCACGCAACGCCGGGCTGCGCCTGGCGACCGGGCGCTACGTCACCTTCCTGGATTCGGACGACGAGTGGTACCCGCACTACCTGGCGCTGACCACCGCCTTCCTGGAGGCGAACCCGCAGCAGATGTTCGTCACCACCGAGTTCCACAGCCATAAGAACGGGCTGCTCGACCAGGTGTTCGACCGCGTGCTGGTGCCGGCCTACGCCCAGCGGGCCAGCTCGATCGGCCTGGGCCACTGCGACATCGCCCAGCCGAAGGACGACGACTACCTGCGCGTGTACAGCCAGCGCGAGCCCGTGGGCGCCTGGGGCCAGGCGATCGTGCACCGGCTCGGCCAGCCCGCCGCCCAGGTGTACCGCGGCCAGCTCTTCCAGCACATGCGCTGGGGCTACCTGAACTGGCTGCCCATCACGATGCTGCGCCGCGAGGCGCTGGAGGTGATCGGCGAGTTCAGCACCGAGACGCGCAGCGCGGCGGATTTCCGCTTCATGGCGTTGCTGTGCAAGCACTTCCAGGCCGCGATGATCGCAGTGCCCTGTGCGGTCAAGCATGAGAATGCCCCCGCCGGCCAGAAGCTCAAGTGCGACCACCTGGCCTCGGGCGCCGGCGCGCACCGCTTCGAGCTGAACAAGCTGAAGTTCTTCGATGAGCTGTTCTACACGCCCAACCCGAAGGACCCCGAGCTGCGCGTGATCCGCCGCCACTACGAGCTGTGGGTTGGCCGCACCGCGCTCGCCGCCGGGCTGCTGCCGGCGGCGCGGGCGCACCTGGTGCGCGCGCTGTCCTGGCACCCCGCTTTCTGGCCCGCCGGCCTGCTCTGGCTGGTGGCGCGCCTGGCGCCCACGCCGGGCATCGGTGCCGCGCTGCTGCGCACCTGGGAAGTCGGCAGCCGCGTTGGCCACCGCCTGATCAGCGACCGCAGCGCCCTGCCCGCCTACGCCCGCCGCCTGCTGGGCCGGACGAAGCGCCAGCCGACCGGTGCAACGGTGCCGGGCGACCTGCCGCTGGAAAAGGCGCGCTGA
- a CDS encoding type II toxin-antitoxin system VapC family toxin, whose amino-acid sequence MARTPEADRWMLDTNTASFIIRGASPGLKQRLRAIPLSDLRISAVTEGELLYGLARKPQATALKAAVHAFLQHVETLSWDSAAAQHYATLRARQEAAGRPLGGMDTMIAAHALAQNCILVTNDQAFRRVDGLVVEDWLDG is encoded by the coding sequence ATGGCCCGCACCCCTGAGGCCGACCGGTGGATGTTGGACACGAACACGGCCAGCTTCATCATCCGCGGCGCCAGCCCCGGCCTGAAGCAGAGGTTGCGCGCGATCCCGCTCAGTGACCTGCGGATCTCCGCGGTGACGGAAGGCGAGTTGCTCTACGGCCTGGCGCGCAAACCGCAGGCCACGGCGCTGAAGGCTGCCGTGCATGCCTTCCTGCAGCACGTCGAGACGCTGTCCTGGGACAGCGCCGCCGCCCAGCACTACGCGACCTTGCGTGCCAGGCAGGAGGCGGCCGGCCGGCCGCTCGGCGGCATGGACACGATGATCGCGGCGCATGCCCTGGCGCAGAACTGCATCCTGGTGACCAACGATCAGGCTTTCCGGCGGGTGGACGGGCTGGTGGTGGAGGATTGGCTGGACGGCTGA
- a CDS encoding cupin domain-containing protein: MAILHAVPGHPVDVSPLGERLASSQSVALFKSRDLEVMRVVLAPGKSMPAHKLPGDLTLHCLEGRLEIGVQGQRTELLPGELVYLPGGVVHDVTAVEASSALVTIALHAG; encoded by the coding sequence ATGGCCATCCTGCATGCCGTACCCGGTCACCCTGTGGATGTCTCGCCGCTTGGCGAGCGGCTGGCCAGCAGCCAGTCGGTGGCCTTGTTCAAGTCGCGTGACCTGGAGGTCATGCGCGTCGTGCTGGCGCCGGGCAAGTCGATGCCGGCGCACAAGCTGCCCGGCGACCTGACGCTGCACTGCCTGGAGGGCCGGCTGGAGATCGGCGTACAGGGGCAGCGCACGGAGCTGCTGCCAGGCGAGCTGGTCTACCTGCCGGGCGGGGTGGTGCATGACGTGACGGCGGTCGAGGCCTCCTCGGCGCTGGTGACCATCGCCCTGCACGCCGGCTGA
- a CDS encoding type II toxin-antitoxin system VapB family antitoxin has protein sequence MRTNIVIDEKLMAEAIKVTGARTKREAVELGLKTLLQLNRQSAVRQLRGQVQWEGDLEAMRTDAPK, from the coding sequence ATGCGCACCAACATAGTGATCGACGAGAAGCTGATGGCCGAGGCGATCAAGGTCACTGGCGCCCGCACCAAGCGCGAGGCGGTGGAGCTGGGCCTGAAGACCCTGCTGCAACTGAACCGCCAGAGCGCCGTGCGTCAGCTGCGCGGCCAAGTGCAGTGGGAGGGCGATCTGGAGGCGATGCGCACGGATGCGCCGAAATGA
- a CDS encoding IS701 family transposase: MKPTSRDYCQFLISTQINYTQTYFADHHQRFSHDAINRYLQAANISPADVWNLARRNIEFDDDACLVFDDSVLDKNHSHKIELVRKQYSGNAHGLIKGIGVVNCLYVNIKTGHYWIIDWRIYAPDEDGKSKLDHVQEMFDNAMAHKKLPFRTVLMDSWYATMDLMKHIHRAGKHFYCPLKSNRKVDDSQGQQPYKAVSTLQWSAQEHVHGKHVKLFKFPSDIKLKLFRVVVDTNRTDWVVTNDLSQDSTDDTHEMCAVRWKIEQYHREIKQVLGIEKCQCRMARSQKNHIACAILAWVHLCETAKALKTNIYSLKKGILSEFLKKELRSPTIRMAPI, translated from the coding sequence ATGAAACCCACGAGCCGAGACTACTGCCAATTTCTGATATCCACACAAATCAACTACACGCAGACCTATTTTGCGGATCACCATCAGAGGTTTTCTCATGACGCCATAAATCGCTACTTGCAGGCTGCCAATATCAGCCCGGCCGATGTCTGGAATCTGGCCCGACGAAACATCGAATTTGACGACGATGCCTGCCTGGTTTTCGATGACAGCGTTCTGGACAAGAACCACTCGCACAAAATCGAGCTGGTGCGCAAACAGTACAGCGGCAACGCCCACGGCCTGATCAAGGGCATTGGGGTGGTCAACTGCCTGTACGTGAACATCAAGACCGGCCACTACTGGATCATCGACTGGCGCATCTATGCGCCTGACGAAGACGGCAAGTCCAAGCTGGATCATGTCCAGGAGATGTTCGACAATGCCATGGCGCACAAGAAGCTGCCCTTTCGCACCGTGCTGATGGACTCCTGGTACGCCACCATGGATCTGATGAAGCACATCCACCGGGCGGGCAAGCACTTCTACTGCCCGCTCAAGAGCAATCGCAAGGTTGACGACAGCCAAGGCCAGCAGCCCTACAAGGCGGTCAGTACGCTGCAGTGGAGTGCCCAAGAACATGTGCATGGCAAACACGTCAAACTGTTCAAGTTTCCCAGTGACATCAAGCTGAAACTGTTCCGGGTTGTGGTTGATACCAATCGCACGGACTGGGTTGTGACAAACGACCTATCTCAAGATTCGACGGACGATACGCATGAGATGTGTGCCGTGCGCTGGAAGATTGAGCAGTACCACAGGGAGATCAAGCAGGTTCTTGGCATCGAAAAATGTCAGTGCAGAATGGCCCGGTCACAGAAGAATCACATCGCCTGCGCGATATTGGCCTGGGTCCACCTCTGCGAGACGGCCAAAGCGCTGAAGACAAACATCTACAGCCTGAAGAAGGGAATCCTCTCGGAATTCCTCAAGAAGGAACTTCGGTCACCAACCATTCGCATGGCACCCATCTGA
- a CDS encoding histidine phosphatase family protein: MPLDLLLARHGQTDLNIDERWQGRLDWPLNATGQAQAAALAQALPPGIEVLIASPQRRARETAEAVAAARGLDVQFDDAFRERDFGIFEGLTSEEARVQHPAWWAANAAYRWDLCPPGAEPTRAVVNRVAAGLAALRQRHAGRTVLLVSHGFVVRCLRYLIDGLPDAAFFEAARIPNGGFIRRRVD, from the coding sequence ATGCCGCTCGACCTGCTGCTGGCCCGCCATGGCCAGACCGACCTCAACATCGACGAACGCTGGCAGGGCCGGCTGGACTGGCCGCTCAACGCCACCGGCCAGGCCCAGGCCGCGGCGCTGGCGCAGGCGCTGCCGCCGGGCATCGAGGTGCTCATCGCCTCGCCCCAGCGCCGTGCCCGCGAGACGGCCGAGGCCGTGGCCGCGGCACGGGGCCTGGATGTGCAATTCGACGACGCCTTCCGCGAGCGCGACTTCGGCATCTTCGAGGGCCTCACCTCCGAAGAAGCCCGGGTGCAGCATCCCGCCTGGTGGGCCGCCAACGCCGCCTACCGCTGGGACCTCTGCCCGCCCGGCGCCGAGCCCACCCGCGCCGTCGTCAACCGCGTCGCCGCCGGCCTGGCCGCCCTGCGCCAGCGCCACGCCGGCCGCACCGTGCTGCTGGTGTCCCACGGCTTCGTGGTGCGCTGCCTGCGCTACCTGATCGACGGCCTGCCGGACGCGGCCTTCTTCGAGGCGGCGCGCATCCCGAACGGGGGGTTCATCCGCAGGCGGGTGGATTGA
- a CDS encoding DUF4863 family protein, producing the protein MHSRVARLTAELAGRPLDGALDAWLNAQHGALSSTYAELAESIRSGVAEGWLCNREGGGIRYGRIFKPSEALAGFSVDVVNMADLAGPHHAHPNGEIDLIVPVDADAQFDGRGAGWLVYPPGSAHRPTVRGGRAYVLYLLPAGAIEFTKA; encoded by the coding sequence ATGCATTCCCGAGTCGCCCGGCTCACCGCCGAACTGGCCGGCCGGCCGCTGGATGGCGCGCTCGACGCCTGGCTGAACGCGCAGCATGGCGCGCTCAGCAGCACCTACGCGGAGCTGGCCGAGTCGATCCGCAGCGGCGTGGCCGAGGGCTGGCTCTGCAACCGCGAAGGGGGCGGCATCCGCTACGGCCGCATCTTCAAGCCCAGCGAGGCGCTGGCCGGTTTCTCGGTGGACGTGGTGAACATGGCCGACCTCGCCGGCCCGCACCACGCGCACCCGAATGGCGAGATCGACCTGATCGTGCCGGTGGACGCCGACGCGCAGTTCGACGGCCGCGGCGCCGGCTGGCTGGTCTACCCGCCCGGCAGCGCCCACCGCCCGACCGTGCGCGGCGGGCGCGCCTACGTGCTGTACCTGCTGCCCGCCGGGGCGATCGAATTCACCAAGGCCTGA
- a CDS encoding LiaI-LiaF-like domain-containing protein, translating to MRGRSLLAPLILIGLGSLFLLQNLGWLPNLGPLLARWWPLILIVVGVSMLLRRR from the coding sequence ATGCGCGGACGCAGCCTGCTGGCGCCCCTGATCCTGATTGGCCTGGGGTCGCTCTTCCTTCTGCAGAACCTCGGCTGGCTGCCCAACCTGGGGCCGCTGCTGGCGCGGTGGTGGCCGCTGATCCTGATCGTGGTGGGGGTGTCGATGCTGCTGCGACGACGCTGA
- the boxB gene encoding benzoyl-CoA 2,3-epoxidase subunit BoxB: MSGINYSEKIPNNVNLSSDRTLQRALEHWQPNYLQWWQDMGPDGSTNFDVYLRTAVSVDPDGWAQFGHVKMPDYRWGIFLTPVEGERQINFGEHKGRPAWQEVPGEYRSTLRRIIVTQGDTEPASVEQQRHLGLTAPSQYDLRNLFQVNVEEGRHLWAMVYLLHRYFGRDGREEGEALLERRSGDADNPRILTAFNEKTPDWLSFFMFTFITDRDGKYQLAALAESGFDPLARTCKFMLTEEAHHLFVGESGVARAIQRTCEVMNELRTDDVTKLRQAGVIDLPTIQKYLNFHFSVTSDLYGSEVSSNAATYYNSGLKGRFEETKIADDHQLGSSTYRVPEVAGDLLGERDVPALNALNERLRDDWITDVAAGVERWNRVPAKLGIPFRFQLPHKGFHRKIGVFNDVHVSPDGRMLSEATWTHHHQEWLPNEIDRAYVQSLMGRVTEAGQFANWIAPPAVGINRQPVNFDYIRFN; encoded by the coding sequence ATGAGCGGCATCAACTACAGCGAGAAAATCCCCAACAACGTCAACCTCAGCTCCGACCGCACGCTGCAGCGCGCGCTGGAGCACTGGCAGCCCAACTACCTGCAGTGGTGGCAGGACATGGGCCCGGACGGCTCCACCAATTTCGATGTCTACCTGCGCACCGCCGTCAGCGTCGACCCCGACGGTTGGGCCCAGTTCGGCCACGTCAAGATGCCCGACTACCGCTGGGGCATCTTCCTGACCCCGGTCGAGGGTGAACGCCAGATCAACTTCGGCGAGCACAAGGGCCGCCCGGCCTGGCAGGAGGTTCCCGGCGAATACCGCAGCACGCTGCGCCGCATCATCGTCACCCAGGGCGACACCGAGCCCGCCTCGGTTGAGCAGCAGCGCCACCTGGGCCTGACCGCGCCCAGCCAGTACGACCTGCGCAACCTCTTCCAGGTCAACGTGGAAGAAGGCCGCCACCTCTGGGCGATGGTCTACCTGCTGCACCGCTACTTCGGCCGCGACGGCCGCGAGGAGGGCGAGGCCCTGCTGGAGCGCCGCTCGGGCGATGCGGACAACCCGCGCATCCTCACCGCCTTCAATGAGAAGACGCCCGACTGGCTGAGCTTCTTCATGTTCACCTTCATCACCGACCGCGACGGCAAGTACCAGCTCGCCGCGCTGGCCGAGAGCGGCTTCGACCCGCTGGCGCGCACCTGCAAGTTCATGCTGACCGAGGAGGCGCACCACCTCTTCGTCGGCGAGAGCGGCGTGGCGCGCGCCATCCAGCGCACCTGCGAGGTGATGAACGAGCTGCGGACCGACGACGTCACCAAGCTCCGCCAGGCCGGCGTGATCGACCTGCCGACGATCCAGAAGTACCTGAACTTCCACTTCTCGGTGACCAGCGACCTGTACGGCTCCGAGGTGTCATCCAACGCCGCGACCTACTACAACTCGGGCCTGAAGGGCCGCTTCGAGGAAACCAAGATCGCCGACGACCACCAGCTGGGTTCGAGCACCTACCGCGTGCCCGAAGTCGCCGGTGACCTGCTGGGCGAACGTGACGTGCCCGCGCTGAACGCCCTGAACGAGCGCCTGCGCGACGACTGGATCACCGACGTGGCCGCGGGCGTCGAGCGCTGGAACCGCGTGCCCGCCAAGCTGGGCATCCCCTTCCGCTTCCAGCTGCCGCACAAGGGCTTCCATCGCAAGATCGGCGTCTTCAACGACGTGCACGTCAGCCCGGACGGCCGCATGCTCTCCGAAGCCACCTGGACCCACCACCACCAGGAGTGGCTGCCCAACGAAATCGACCGCGCCTACGTGCAGTCGCTGATGGGCCGCGTGACCGAAGCCGGCCAATTCGCCAACTGGATCGCCCCGCCGGCCGTCGGCATCAACCGCCAGCCGGTGAACTTCGACTACATCCGGTTCAATTGA
- a CDS encoding antitoxin, producing the protein MTQTAKVFQNGRSQAVRLPAEFRFDTKEVFVRRDPITGDVILSRRPADWEGFFQLVEQGGIPQDYLTDRRDEPAQSRDLF; encoded by the coding sequence ATGACCCAGACCGCCAAAGTCTTCCAAAACGGCCGCAGCCAGGCCGTTCGGCTGCCGGCCGAGTTCCGCTTCGACACCAAGGAGGTGTTCGTGCGGCGCGACCCCATCACGGGTGACGTGATCCTCTCCAGGCGTCCGGCAGACTGGGAGGGCTTCTTCCAGCTGGTGGAGCAGGGCGGTATCCCGCAGGACTACCTGACCGACCGCCGCGATGAGCCGGCGCAGAGCCGGGATCTGTTCTGA
- the vapC gene encoding type II toxin-antitoxin system VapC family toxin has product MILVDSSVWIDYLRGHDTAQANKLDALLGSTPLAIGDLILTEVLQGCPTQRQFDQVRELLGTLTFVTLGGPAVAVAAAENFCALRAKGITVRKTIDTVIATRCIIDGLELLHDDRDFEPFETHLGLRCVACGAPALTSSPAS; this is encoded by the coding sequence ATGATCCTCGTCGATTCCAGCGTCTGGATCGACTACCTGCGCGGGCACGACACAGCCCAGGCCAACAAGCTCGACGCCCTGCTCGGCAGCACCCCGCTGGCCATCGGCGACCTGATCCTGACTGAAGTGCTGCAGGGCTGCCCGACCCAGCGCCAGTTCGATCAGGTGCGCGAACTGCTCGGCACCCTCACCTTCGTGACCCTGGGCGGCCCGGCGGTGGCCGTAGCGGCGGCAGAAAACTTCTGTGCCCTGCGCGCCAAGGGCATCACGGTGCGCAAGACCATCGACACCGTCATCGCCACGCGCTGCATCATCGATGGCCTGGAGTTGCTGCACGACGACCGGGACTTCGAGCCCTTCGAAACCCATCTGGGGTTGCGTTGTGTGGCGTGTGGGGCCCCGGCCCTCACTTCTTCGCCGGCAAGCTGA